A window from Candidatus Cloacimonadota bacterium encodes these proteins:
- a CDS encoding sulfite exporter TauE/SafE family protein has translation MNESLLSNGVKLLAAGFTMGWGPCLAYTAPLLLPYIGGAKKSWKDGLKVGLLFSVGRLLALAILGGIATIAFSSINRLFPPQKSGWLYLIPGFFMIIIGALIILGKGFNLHIGKRILNKGTTSMFLFGFLMGIAPCVPYVAILTYIACMAENSVLTGILYASLFAIGTAVAPIVLGSLMGIIPEKLRRREKLLKTFQVVCGAVLVIFGAQLIYYVLNLIT, from the coding sequence ATGAATGAGAGTTTATTATCTAACGGGGTAAAATTACTTGCTGCCGGGTTTACTATGGGTTGGGGTCCTTGCCTTGCTTATACTGCTCCACTGCTTTTGCCTTATATTGGGGGAGCAAAGAAAAGCTGGAAAGATGGCTTAAAAGTAGGATTGCTATTTTCTGTGGGCAGACTTTTAGCACTTGCTATTTTAGGTGGAATCGCAACTATAGCTTTTAGTTCTATTAACAGACTTTTCCCACCACAAAAGTCAGGTTGGCTCTATTTAATTCCAGGATTCTTTATGATAATAATAGGAGCCCTTATAATTTTAGGCAAGGGTTTCAATCTACATATTGGGAAAAGGATATTAAACAAAGGCACTACAAGTATGTTTCTGTTTGGTTTTTTAATGGGCATTGCTCCATGTGTTCCCTATGTAGCAATCCTCACTTATATTGCCTGTATGGCAGAAAATTCTGTCTTAACTGGTATATTGTATGCTTCGTTATTTGCAATTGGGACAGCAGTTGCTCCTATAGTTTTGGGGAGTTTAATGGGTATCATTCCAGAAAAACTCCGCAGGAGAGAGAAACTTCTTAAAACCTTTCAGGTGGTTTGTGGAGCGGTTCTTGTCATATTCGGAGCACAGCTTATCTACTATGTGTTGAATCTAATTACTTAG
- a CDS encoding MBL fold metallo-hydrolase — MLDLTLIPKFFLIFLIGLTVLFTPLAVAKDLTLTIVYDNNPYNKELETRWGFSCFVEGLEKTILFDVGGEGSVLLRNMKKLKIDPDSVDVILLSHVHYDHIGGLPDFLAKNPEVTVYMPKSLPQSVKDEVNNSGAKLIEVHKSIEICKNAYSTGELGFWIKEQSLIIKTSKGLVIITGCAHPGVVDIVKRAKKMLKTETYLVLGGFHLCWMNAWQIKGIINGVRKEGVEKVAPCHCSGDLARKEFKKAYGKDFVLVGAGKKIKIKDAF; from the coding sequence ATGCTTGACTTGACACTAATACCAAAATTCTTTTTAATATTTCTAATAGGACTTACGGTATTATTTACACCTTTGGCAGTTGCAAAGGACCTGACTCTTACTATAGTCTATGATAATAATCCATATAATAAAGAATTGGAAACAAGATGGGGTTTTTCCTGCTTTGTAGAAGGGCTTGAAAAAACTATTCTTTTTGATGTGGGTGGTGAAGGTTCTGTCCTCCTTAGGAATATGAAAAAACTCAAGATTGACCCGGATTCGGTAGATGTAATACTTCTTTCTCATGTTCATTATGATCATATTGGTGGGCTTCCCGATTTTTTAGCAAAAAATCCTGAAGTTACTGTTTATATGCCGAAGTCCCTACCTCAGAGTGTAAAAGATGAAGTAAATAATTCAGGTGCCAAATTAATTGAAGTCCATAAGTCAATTGAAATCTGCAAGAATGCCTACTCTACAGGAGAACTTGGATTTTGGATAAAGGAACAATCTCTTATAATAAAAACCTCTAAAGGGTTAGTGATAATTACAGGTTGTGCCCATCCTGGAGTTGTAGATATAGTTAAAAGAGCAAAAAAGATGCTTAAGACAGAAACCTATTTAGTATTAGGTGGTTTTCATTTATGCTGGATGAATGCCTGGCAGATAAAAGGAATTATTAATGGGGTTAGAAAAGAAGGGGTTGAGAAAGTGGCTCCCTGCCATTGCTCAGGCGATCTTGCTAGAAAAGAGTTTAAGAAAGCCTATGGCAAAGACTTCGTTCTTGTAGGTGCAGGAAAAAAAATTAAAATAAAAGATGCTTTCTAA